The Sporomusa termitida genome has a window encoding:
- the tadA gene encoding tRNA adenosine(34) deaminase TadA — protein sequence MGLALGEAKKAYDLGEVPIGAVLVVDQQVVASAHNMREIWHDATAHAEVIAIRAACKALNRWRLTGATLYVTIEPCPMCAGAIVMSRIDRLVYGSPDYKAGAVESLFNVVQNSALNHRLDVTAGVRADECSTLMKDFFRQRRK from the coding sequence ATGGGACTGGCATTAGGTGAAGCTAAGAAGGCATATGACCTGGGCGAGGTGCCGATTGGCGCCGTGCTGGTTGTGGATCAGCAGGTTGTGGCCAGTGCTCACAATATGCGGGAGATCTGGCATGACGCTACGGCCCATGCGGAAGTTATTGCTATCAGAGCAGCCTGTAAGGCCTTGAACCGCTGGCGATTGACGGGAGCTACCCTTTATGTTACTATAGAACCGTGTCCGATGTGCGCCGGTGCTATTGTTATGAGCCGTATCGACAGATTGGTTTATGGCAGCCCCGACTATAAGGCCGGAGCCGTGGAATCTCTTTTTAATGTTGTGCAGAATTCAGCCCTTAATCACCGCCTGGACGTGACCGCTGGTGTCCGTGCCGACGAATGCTCTACCCTCATGAAAGACTTTTTCCGCCAAAGGCGTAAGTAA
- a CDS encoding YaiI/YqxD family protein: MKLLIDADACPKPALQICVRLGQKYGLPVWTVASFNHNIVSDHHVTVGGGAQEADIKIINLTEPGDIIVTQDWGLASMVLGKPAYCISPAGKVYSVDNIEFLLEERELKAKFRRGGGRTSGPRKRTEQDDQRFAAAIEQMMISARQRN; this comes from the coding sequence ATGAAATTACTAATCGATGCTGACGCTTGTCCAAAGCCAGCCCTGCAGATCTGTGTCCGGCTGGGGCAGAAATACGGCCTTCCCGTTTGGACGGTGGCTAGTTTCAATCATAATATTGTATCTGACCATCATGTTACAGTGGGCGGTGGGGCTCAGGAGGCGGATATAAAAATAATCAATCTCACAGAGCCGGGTGATATCATTGTCACGCAGGATTGGGGACTGGCCTCGATGGTGTTGGGCAAGCCGGCCTATTGTATAAGCCCGGCCGGTAAAGTGTACAGTGTGGATAATATTGAATTCTTGCTGGAAGAGCGGGAATTGAAAGCGAAGTTTCGCCGGGGCGGCGGCAGGACAAGCGGTCCGCGCAAAAGAACGGAGCAGGATGATCAGCGATTTGCAGCTGCTATTGAACAGATGATGATAAGCGCGAGGCAGCGCAACTAA
- a CDS encoding TrkA C-terminal domain-containing protein, with protein sequence MKSPMAMYRSIAVDLAQRIVNGEYSVHEKISGRSLLASHYNVSPETVRKAIALLKVKNVVSVSQGKEITVLSAENAYSFVEHYKSTDSVDSLHHDVEQLLQQKREIDARLENLLTDIINYSDKLRNLTPYNPVEVEVPATSHIIGHKIAEIRLWQHTGATIVAIRRAGDIIISPGPDAIIEPLDRIVVVGNHEILTKTTNFVNSPL encoded by the coding sequence ATGAAATCACCGATGGCCATGTACCGGTCTATTGCCGTAGACCTGGCCCAGCGAATTGTTAATGGCGAGTACAGTGTACACGAAAAGATTTCGGGTAGATCATTATTGGCCAGCCACTATAATGTTTCGCCAGAAACTGTCCGCAAAGCAATCGCCCTCCTAAAAGTTAAAAATGTTGTCAGTGTTTCCCAGGGAAAAGAAATAACCGTACTATCCGCGGAAAACGCCTACAGCTTTGTCGAACACTACAAAAGCACCGACTCTGTCGATTCCCTGCATCATGATGTGGAGCAGCTTTTACAGCAAAAGCGTGAGATTGATGCCAGGCTGGAAAACCTGCTCACTGATATTATTAATTATTCGGATAAACTGCGCAACCTTACCCCCTACAACCCGGTTGAGGTCGAAGTACCGGCAACCTCACATATCATCGGCCATAAAATTGCTGAAATCAGACTATGGCAGCACACAGGGGCTACGATTGTTGCCATCCGGCGGGCTGGCGATATTATCATATCCCCTGGTCCTGATGCCATAATCGAACCGCTTGACCGGATTGTGGTTGTCGGCAATCATGAGATCCTGACAAAAACGACAAATTTTGTTAACAGCCCTCTATAA
- the dapB gene encoding 4-hydroxy-tetrahydrodipicolinate reductase yields the protein MKVALIGLGTTGRIVAEYLYKEQVLSLVLCRENSPDAGNDLGELLHRPYMGVAVETTANLEEKLNRYKPDIVIDFSSPAFLREHLSTLARCKVNVVTAVTSYSQMDIKRVKVLARKREIGVVIAPNITRGVNVLLVMAQIAAALQADYDFQVIDENHRNKKDSPSGTAEKIVAAIKRGLEKADGEQLIPVHSIRAGDITGRHKVLACGQYDQIEITHTAFSRTAYAEGAFKAAQFIYGRKGFYEMKDVYGLRKPSYAEERLHSDAVVSLAGSYA from the coding sequence ATGAAAGTTGCGTTAATTGGTTTAGGAACAACAGGGAGAATTGTTGCGGAATATTTATATAAAGAGCAGGTGCTGTCACTGGTGTTATGCCGGGAAAATAGCCCTGATGCCGGTAACGACTTAGGCGAATTGCTACATAGACCTTATATGGGGGTAGCGGTCGAAACGACCGCCAACCTTGAGGAAAAATTAAACAGGTATAAACCTGATATAGTAATCGATTTTTCGTCGCCTGCCTTTCTGCGCGAACATTTATCAACCCTTGCGCGGTGCAAAGTCAATGTGGTAACTGCAGTCACCAGTTATAGCCAGATGGATATTAAAAGAGTAAAGGTCTTGGCCCGGAAAAGAGAGATCGGCGTGGTCATTGCCCCTAATATTACCCGGGGGGTCAATGTCTTACTGGTGATGGCGCAAATAGCGGCGGCTCTTCAAGCCGATTATGATTTTCAGGTTATTGACGAGAATCATAGAAATAAAAAAGACAGCCCTTCCGGCACGGCCGAAAAAATTGTTGCCGCCATAAAGCGGGGCCTTGAAAAAGCGGACGGGGAACAACTGATACCTGTTCACTCGATCCGGGCGGGTGATATTACCGGGCGCCATAAGGTGCTGGCTTGCGGGCAGTATGATCAAATAGAGATTACCCATACGGCTTTTTCCAGAACAGCATATGCCGAGGGGGCTTTTAAAGCAGCTCAGTTCATCTATGGGCGTAAGGGCTTTTATGAAATGAAAGATGTGTATGGTCTTAGAAAACCGAGTTACGCAGAAGAACGGTTGCATAGTGATGCTGTCGTTTCCCTGGCCGGGAGCTACGCATAA
- a CDS encoding EFR1 family ferrodoxin (N-terminal region resembles flavodoxins. C-terminal ferrodoxin region binds two 4Fe-4S clusters.): MKTTIFYFSATGNSLHVAKAIAAQIDGSTPVPMLRSLNAETAAAGTACTGFVFPTHYFGMPPLVTQFIKKLDMEQAQYSFAVTTCGSRLINSGLRQVGNLLRQKGKRLAAGFHIEMISSYIPLSDLPPLAKQQQRLAAADRKIENIIGAVRAQASVYEPEYLWLPSVAINNFWRQKLLGQADQKFSCSSACSSCGVCEKVCPADNIRLVKGKPAWRHRCLECLACLHFCPVHSIDFGSRTAGRRRYHHPAVQVSEIIKAKASNPR; this comes from the coding sequence ATGAAGACTACTATTTTCTATTTTTCGGCTACCGGCAACTCCTTGCATGTAGCTAAGGCAATAGCCGCCCAAATAGATGGGAGTACGCCTGTGCCGATGCTCCGTTCATTGAACGCAGAGACTGCGGCCGCCGGCACAGCCTGTACCGGCTTTGTTTTTCCCACTCATTATTTTGGGATGCCGCCACTGGTCACCCAATTTATTAAAAAGCTGGATATGGAACAGGCACAGTATTCGTTTGCTGTGACAACCTGCGGCAGCCGTCTTATCAACAGCGGACTCCGGCAAGTAGGCAATCTGCTCCGGCAAAAAGGGAAACGGCTTGCGGCCGGCTTCCATATAGAAATGATTTCAAGTTATATACCGCTGTCTGATCTGCCCCCGCTGGCTAAGCAGCAGCAGCGATTAGCGGCGGCAGACAGAAAAATCGAAAATATTATCGGTGCGGTTCGGGCTCAGGCCAGTGTTTATGAGCCGGAATATCTGTGGCTGCCGTCTGTTGCTATCAACAACTTTTGGCGGCAAAAACTTCTGGGGCAAGCAGATCAGAAGTTTTCCTGTTCATCAGCCTGCAGTTCCTGCGGTGTCTGTGAAAAAGTGTGTCCGGCTGATAATATTCGTCTGGTTAAAGGTAAGCCTGCGTGGCGGCACCGGTGTCTGGAATGCCTGGCCTGTTTGCATTTTTGTCCTGTCCACAGTATTGATTTTGGCAGCCGTACAGCCGGCCGGCGGCGCTATCATCATCCTGCAGTTCAGGTTTCAGAAATTATTAAGGCAAAAGCGAGTAACCCACGATAG
- a CDS encoding 2-phosphosulfolactate phosphatase — protein MRIDVAFLPSAVRGLDLSRTTCIVVDVFRATTSIVTAMANGCKCVTPVLSVNDARLLAREKTGALLAGERQSIKIEGFDLGNSPFDFAEASVRGQEVIMTTTNGTAAIKATAGAARTLIGSFANAGAVCHTARQCGQDVLIVCAGTDGLFSLEDALCAGCLTETLHREALPAALLTDAASGALLMYGQAKASLAAIGAAGRNGSRLQALGRKEDIEYCLRTDLFTIVPEYKDGIIT, from the coding sequence ATGAGAATTGATGTCGCGTTTTTGCCGTCCGCAGTCCGGGGGCTGGACTTATCCCGGACGACTTGTATTGTAGTGGATGTGTTTCGGGCAACAACCAGTATTGTTACCGCTATGGCCAACGGCTGCAAGTGCGTGACGCCGGTATTATCCGTTAATGATGCCCGGTTACTGGCCCGGGAAAAGACGGGGGCCCTGTTAGCGGGTGAGCGTCAGTCTATTAAGATAGAGGGGTTTGATTTGGGCAATTCCCCGTTTGATTTTGCAGAGGCCAGTGTGCGGGGGCAAGAGGTTATTATGACCACAACCAACGGTACAGCGGCAATCAAAGCAACAGCAGGTGCCGCCAGGACTTTAATTGGCTCATTTGCCAATGCCGGCGCGGTTTGCCATACAGCCAGACAATGCGGCCAGGATGTTTTGATTGTTTGTGCCGGGACAGACGGTCTTTTTTCGCTGGAGGATGCTCTCTGTGCGGGCTGCCTGACAGAGACACTGCACAGGGAAGCGCTGCCGGCGGCCCTGTTGACAGATGCCGCCAGCGGGGCTTTACTGATGTACGGTCAGGCCAAAGCGTCCCTGGCCGCTATCGGCGCTGCCGGCAGAAATGGCAGCCGCTTACAGGCTTTGGGGCGCAAGGAGGATATAGAATACTGTTTGCGAACAGACTTATTCACAATAGTTCCTGAATACAAAGACGGGATAATAACATAA
- a CDS encoding epoxyqueuosine reductase: protein MLRTMTAEQIKGRVRELGADLCQIASVARFADAPAGFHPTDIIKDCQSVIVVAVQFPVSTLSSSSPAAYTFVRNKLADKIDSITVQVAAELEKLGGCAVPVPSADPYDYWDDDRRHGQGILSLKHAAVRAGLGKIGKNTLLVNAQFGNMLWLGAIIADQDLEPDTLADYQTCRPNCRICLEACPAKALDGVTIEQYKCRSTSAKYTAGGGGVYACNLCRKVCPLRSGIKDYS, encoded by the coding sequence ATGCTAAGAACAATGACAGCCGAACAAATCAAGGGCCGGGTCCGGGAGTTGGGCGCCGATTTATGCCAGATAGCCTCTGTAGCACGCTTTGCCGATGCGCCGGCAGGTTTTCACCCGACCGACATTATTAAAGATTGCCAGAGTGTGATCGTTGTGGCCGTGCAATTCCCGGTAAGTACGCTGTCAAGTTCGTCGCCGGCGGCGTATACCTTTGTCCGTAATAAACTGGCGGATAAGATCGACTCCATTACAGTGCAGGTTGCTGCCGAACTGGAAAAACTCGGCGGCTGCGCGGTGCCTGTTCCGTCGGCCGATCCATATGATTACTGGGATGATGACCGGCGGCACGGGCAAGGGATATTGTCGTTAAAACATGCTGCAGTGCGGGCCGGTTTAGGTAAAATAGGGAAAAACACACTTCTGGTTAACGCGCAGTTCGGCAATATGCTGTGGCTGGGGGCGATTATAGCCGATCAGGATCTTGAACCTGATACCCTGGCAGATTATCAAACCTGCCGGCCTAACTGTAGAATTTGTTTGGAGGCTTGCCCGGCGAAGGCGCTGGACGGGGTTACTATTGAGCAATACAAGTGCCGCAGTACTTCGGCAAAATATACTGCCGGCGGTGGTGGCGTGTATGCCTGTAACCTCTGCCGGAAAGTCTGTCCGCTTCGTAGCGGCATTAAGGATTATTCTTAG
- a CDS encoding LysR family transcriptional regulator, with translation MELRELKTFVTTAKLLSFTKAAKDLGYAQSTITNQIQALEQDLGTMLFERLGKQIKLTQDGEYLYTYADQILKLADEAKDLISNSLTPRGSLTIGTAESLCTYRLSEVFNSFRALYPKVELNIRFDTCCDYRTHLRKNTIDLAFLPDITCTENDLITHVLFDVPMAVIAAPNHPLAKMQQILPAHMNEQALILTEPGCSYRRLFESMLTQVGAKPASVLGVSSNEVIKRFVADGWGIGFLPYATVRQELAANRLLALPWQGPAFAITAQLLYHKEKWLSPALREFIKVTLEILKNTTGAGVE, from the coding sequence ATGGAACTGCGCGAGTTAAAAACTTTTGTTACCACAGCTAAATTATTAAGTTTTACCAAGGCAGCTAAAGACCTCGGCTATGCCCAGTCAACGATCACCAATCAAATCCAGGCACTTGAGCAAGACTTGGGCACCATGTTATTTGAGAGATTGGGCAAACAAATAAAACTGACCCAGGATGGTGAGTATTTATATACCTATGCCGACCAAATCCTTAAACTGGCCGACGAAGCCAAAGACCTGATTTCCAATTCGCTGACCCCCCGCGGCTCACTGACAATTGGCACAGCGGAATCTCTTTGTACGTACCGCCTATCTGAGGTTTTCAATTCATTTCGCGCTCTTTATCCTAAGGTAGAACTCAATATTCGTTTTGATACTTGTTGTGACTATCGGACACATCTGCGCAAGAACACAATTGACCTGGCCTTCCTGCCTGACATAACCTGTACCGAAAACGATCTTATAACCCATGTCCTTTTTGATGTGCCGATGGCGGTAATCGCAGCCCCTAATCATCCTTTAGCCAAAATGCAGCAAATTCTGCCGGCGCATATGAATGAGCAGGCCCTCATCCTGACAGAGCCCGGTTGCAGTTACCGCCGCCTGTTTGAGAGCATGCTGACGCAAGTGGGAGCAAAACCGGCGTCGGTATTAGGGGTAAGCAGCAATGAGGTTATCAAGCGGTTTGTTGCTGACGGCTGGGGCATCGGCTTTTTACCCTATGCCACTGTCAGACAGGAGCTGGCTGCTAACCGCTTACTGGCATTACCCTGGCAGGGTCCGGCTTTTGCTATTACAGCCCAATTACTGTACCATAAAGAAAAATGGCTCTCACCCGCACTGCGTGAGTTCATCAAAGTAACACTGGAGATACTAAAAAATACTACCGGCGCTGGCGTCGAATAA
- a CDS encoding cation transporter produces the protein MGPRYMIDNSKINFTLTVEGMTCEHCKNTVESKIIALYGVDSAVADLATKTLKVDFDPNCITLRDIMAAISEEGYSADL, from the coding sequence ATGGGGCCAAGGTATATGATCGACAATTCTAAAATTAATTTTACCTTAACTGTTGAAGGGATGACGTGTGAACACTGTAAAAATACGGTAGAATCCAAAATTATTGCCTTGTATGGTGTGGATTCAGCGGTGGCCGACCTGGCAACCAAAACACTAAAGGTGGACTTCGATCCTAATTGCATCACTTTGCGGGATATAATGGCGGCAATTAGTGAAGAAGGTTATAGTGCTGATTTGTGA
- a CDS encoding GNAT family N-acetyltransferase, whose translation MWGTIITITAIEQADLEQFAVLGEELFGSGTNRANLTSVFAKIQADASYIFIGAKDERQKLLGSVMGIVCSDTVGECRPFMVLENIIVSRQSRRQGVGKKLMAYLEAQARAQNCYCIILLSHVRRQEAHSFYEAMGYPKDIVQGFKKIFVD comes from the coding sequence GTGTGGGGGACAATCATCACAATAACCGCTATTGAACAGGCAGATTTAGAACAATTTGCCGTATTGGGTGAGGAACTTTTTGGCTCTGGAACCAATCGGGCGAATTTAACAAGCGTGTTTGCCAAGATTCAGGCTGACGCCAGCTATATTTTCATTGGTGCCAAAGATGAGCGGCAAAAATTGCTTGGCTCGGTCATGGGGATTGTCTGCAGTGATACCGTCGGTGAATGCCGGCCGTTTATGGTACTGGAGAATATTATTGTCAGCAGGCAGAGCCGGCGGCAGGGAGTGGGGAAAAAGCTCATGGCATATCTGGAAGCACAGGCCCGTGCGCAAAACTGCTATTGTATTATTCTGTTGTCTCACGTCCGGCGCCAAGAGGCCCATAGCTTTTATGAAGCTATGGGCTATCCCAAAGATATTGTCCAAGGGTTTAAAAAAATATTTGTAGATTAG
- a CDS encoding nucleoid-associated protein encodes MSVLITVNHAILHILDFNSGITVFSEQELDITSNSVVTFLAKHIEKSFTDHNAKAGTFHPDSNFKQQLAEYMDGRADFTGFSVYIADVIYTAISQSEAADSTDLIICDCEIDSKRVIALLKCNNKIGFIHQVTHQDEKIRNEIINHYAILPGLTQKLDEYALIEADSLAIRFIDKKRSINGEESYILADRILECSSLISAKETIKLVSSITRMVAENHGQSSVEAVSKTKKFIVENTEISEYLDPVELGKEVFRSSPLMQAEYINEVKSAGIPETVKLDRTLALQKGKNHKIKTDTGIEITFPADYFQNKEFIEFINNADGTLSIALKNIGSITNK; translated from the coding sequence ATGTCTGTGTTAATAACGGTCAATCACGCGATTTTACATATCCTGGATTTCAACTCCGGAATTACTGTCTTCTCCGAGCAGGAACTGGACATAACAAGCAACAGCGTGGTAACATTTTTAGCAAAACATATTGAAAAATCTTTTACTGATCACAATGCCAAAGCCGGAACTTTTCACCCTGACAGCAATTTTAAACAGCAACTGGCAGAGTATATGGACGGTAGGGCGGATTTTACCGGCTTTTCCGTATATATAGCGGATGTAATATATACAGCCATATCCCAGTCAGAGGCCGCAGACTCTACGGACTTGATTATTTGCGACTGTGAGATAGACAGTAAGCGCGTTATTGCGCTGTTAAAGTGTAATAACAAAATCGGCTTCATTCATCAGGTTACGCATCAGGATGAGAAAATTAGAAATGAAATTATTAACCATTATGCAATATTGCCCGGCCTGACGCAGAAGCTGGATGAGTATGCACTGATTGAGGCGGACTCGCTGGCTATTCGGTTTATTGATAAAAAGCGCAGTATCAATGGCGAAGAGTCTTATATCTTGGCCGATCGTATTCTGGAATGCAGTTCGCTTATTTCGGCCAAAGAGACAATTAAATTAGTCAGTTCAATTACCAGAATGGTGGCCGAGAACCATGGCCAAAGCAGTGTTGAGGCTGTGTCGAAAACAAAAAAATTTATTGTCGAGAATACTGAGATATCCGAATATCTCGATCCGGTCGAGTTAGGCAAGGAAGTATTTCGTTCTTCGCCATTAATGCAAGCAGAATATATTAATGAAGTAAAAAGCGCCGGCATTCCCGAAACCGTAAAGCTGGATCGAACTCTAGCCCTGCAGAAGGGAAAAAATCATAAGATTAAAACCGATACCGGGATTGAGATCACCTTTCCGGCAGACTATTTCCAAAACAAAGAGTTTATTGAGTTTATTAATAATGCTGATGGTACATTATCCATTGCCTTAAAAAACATTGGCAGTATCACCAACAAATAA
- a CDS encoding FMN-binding glutamate synthase family protein codes for MITSNYQWLLILALILVAIVFFAKSIIRFSIKHAINSALTMVLTDTYDKNLAELLPSLTRFSLVNLIEISLRAETGKIIGRPIGSPKHYPDYDNLLFSPRQMTKLSLPHSTHIDMGVTLGVQAKKPLYIKIPLMIGGMAYGLGLSAEAKIALARASKALQTATNSGEGPVLPEEPGESGKYILQICRWPWGERTDQQIGAADMLEVQMGQGAEMGTSRLEAADFAGRAQKLTGIAPGQPAISFPAPPGVHNPGDWPGFMSKLRTRANGIPIALKIMATNRLEEELAVAVELGFDAVVIDGAGGGTHATAPIIQDDFAIPSLYSLARAKRYLKNTQISVIVAGRYFTPGQCLKALALGADAIYLGTIPLFALTHKQITKVTPWEPPTTLVYYNSPKKTQLNIAQAVTSVKNVLTSMVLEMEAAMRILGKSSLKELSPDDLVALDALTAAATGVKQMPLPGFNCQNSSQSMPGNEQCRKSLAHLRNTLCVSRRLVKLMEDLAAEIKHCQDMPHLQQLKIDYNILVKQKTDLDSV; via the coding sequence ATGATTACCTCTAATTACCAGTGGCTGCTCATACTGGCGCTGATACTAGTGGCAATAGTTTTTTTTGCTAAATCGATAATCCGCTTTAGCATTAAACACGCCATCAACTCTGCGCTGACAATGGTCCTTACAGATACCTATGATAAAAATCTGGCAGAATTATTGCCATCATTAACACGCTTTTCTCTGGTAAATCTGATAGAAATCAGTTTACGGGCCGAAACAGGCAAGATTATCGGCCGCCCCATAGGTTCGCCCAAACATTATCCGGATTATGATAATTTATTGTTTTCTCCCCGGCAAATGACAAAACTATCCCTGCCGCATAGTACGCATATAGATATGGGTGTAACCCTTGGCGTACAGGCAAAAAAGCCTCTGTATATTAAGATTCCGCTGATGATTGGCGGTATGGCCTATGGCTTAGGATTAAGCGCCGAAGCTAAAATTGCCTTAGCCAGGGCATCAAAAGCCCTGCAAACGGCTACCAATTCCGGAGAAGGGCCGGTTTTACCTGAAGAACCGGGGGAATCAGGTAAATATATCCTGCAAATATGCCGCTGGCCGTGGGGAGAGAGAACTGACCAGCAAATTGGCGCTGCCGATATGCTGGAGGTCCAAATGGGGCAAGGGGCAGAAATGGGCACTTCCCGCCTGGAAGCCGCTGATTTCGCCGGCCGGGCCCAGAAACTTACAGGGATAGCACCAGGCCAGCCGGCTATATCCTTTCCGGCTCCGCCCGGGGTTCATAACCCCGGCGACTGGCCTGGTTTTATGAGCAAATTACGCACCAGAGCCAACGGTATTCCCATTGCGTTGAAAATAATGGCGACAAACCGGCTGGAGGAAGAATTAGCGGTTGCGGTTGAATTAGGCTTTGATGCGGTTGTAATTGATGGCGCCGGCGGCGGGACTCATGCCACAGCCCCGATTATACAGGATGATTTCGCTATCCCCAGCCTCTATTCCCTGGCTCGGGCCAAACGCTATTTGAAAAATACGCAGATTAGTGTAATCGTCGCCGGCCGCTATTTCACACCAGGACAATGCCTCAAGGCCCTGGCTTTAGGAGCGGATGCTATCTACTTAGGTACCATTCCCCTGTTTGCCCTCACCCACAAGCAGATCACAAAAGTGACCCCCTGGGAACCGCCGACAACGCTAGTGTACTATAACTCGCCCAAAAAAACCCAGCTAAACATCGCGCAGGCGGTCACCAGTGTAAAAAATGTACTAACGTCCATGGTTTTAGAGATGGAAGCAGCCATGCGGATATTAGGAAAGTCGTCCCTCAAAGAACTTAGCCCTGATGACCTCGTTGCTTTGGATGCCCTGACTGCCGCGGCTACCGGTGTTAAACAAATGCCCCTGCCCGGCTTCAACTGCCAGAACAGCAGTCAATCCATGCCCGGCAATGAACAGTGCCGAAAGTCTCTGGCACATTTGCGTAACACTTTATGCGTTTCCCGGCGGTTGGTCAAATTGATGGAAGACCTAGCGGCCGAAATCAAACACTGCCAGGATATGCCGCATTTACAGCAATTGAAAATTGATTATAATATATTGGTCAAACAAAAAACTGATTTGGACAGTGTCTGA
- a CDS encoding peptidoglycan recognition protein family protein, which produces MISSNEFQILGYIASILIGANILAMGLFVLFAKLPAGHFRELIRGIILQLDKFADSMANSEKRAAAIGQVNAILGWRGILVPTVLIGWVIDTEVAAIREMQKAAGTPDLHEDQEQEESSGRQDDRLMQPVTLAEIKQMAFTAKAALQQSAQGYGWPVKVYLHWSAGHYDQFFNDYHFNIGKDGAVFVSTSDLSEKKSHTYFRNSGAIGIVAACAYNAHSCNDLGPEPPTALQIEAMAQLIAVLSKALSIPIDIQHFMTHAEAADNMDGCNPGYAENGYPQGKYGPQHSVERWDLWVLKAGDKPGSGGNILRGKGIWYQQNGVG; this is translated from the coding sequence TTGATAAGTTCCAATGAATTTCAGATACTGGGATATATTGCAAGTATACTGATTGGGGCCAATATTCTGGCGATGGGATTATTTGTTCTCTTTGCCAAGTTGCCGGCCGGACACTTTCGCGAGTTGATTCGCGGCATTATATTGCAACTTGATAAGTTTGCTGACAGCATGGCCAACAGTGAAAAACGGGCAGCGGCTATCGGCCAGGTCAATGCAATCCTGGGCTGGCGGGGGATCCTGGTGCCGACAGTACTGATCGGCTGGGTAATTGATACCGAGGTTGCCGCCATCCGGGAGATGCAGAAAGCTGCCGGTACACCCGATTTACATGAGGATCAGGAGCAGGAAGAAAGCAGTGGGCGGCAGGACGACAGGCTCATGCAGCCAGTGACTTTAGCGGAGATCAAACAAATGGCCTTTACAGCTAAAGCAGCCCTGCAGCAGTCTGCCCAGGGGTATGGCTGGCCGGTTAAGGTATATTTGCATTGGTCGGCCGGCCACTATGATCAGTTTTTTAATGATTACCATTTTAATATTGGTAAAGATGGCGCTGTGTTTGTAAGCACCAGTGATTTGAGCGAAAAAAAAAGTCATACCTATTTTCGCAATAGCGGTGCGATCGGTATCGTGGCGGCTTGTGCTTACAATGCCCATTCCTGTAATGATTTGGGCCCGGAGCCGCCGACTGCGCTGCAGATTGAGGCCATGGCCCAGCTGATTGCGGTGTTAAGCAAGGCACTTAGTATACCCATTGATATACAGCACTTTATGACGCATGCTGAGGCTGCCGACAATATGGACGGGTGTAACCCCGGCTATGCGGAAAACGGGTATCCGCAAGGTAAATACGGTCCTCAGCATAGTGTGGAGCGCTGGGATTTGTGGGTGCTGAAAGCAGGGGATAAACCGGGGAGCGGTGGTAATATTCTGAGAGGAAAAGGTATCTGGTATCAGCAAAACGGTGTCGGCTAA